In Corvus cornix cornix isolate S_Up_H32 chromosome 4A, ASM73873v5, whole genome shotgun sequence, one genomic interval encodes:
- the LOC104694449 gene encoding synaptotagmin-like protein 2 isoform X1 gives MLDLSFLTEEEYEKLMKVLQRDAELKKKDGDRIRRIQGSIKDEKKKKFVTGEWFSEVKAKRFQQDLEGPDLLRASIRRKKGKLEIVCCITDEANKHIQMGLESKAVPSPAFPEDVADTGEGRSSRPTLETTEKKILPKPKPRLPVQLSASYKGSSIHDVSSSESDTGISPFVTATNSFHLSRKGHGVSPLPTKLSEDAVPQPSTAAGGEALDGATGTTERPKIPPEETYAPSKIPVKKKPSRTFPRSEQFVNLVGPAENSLTKKEPLASPRPLPTEGESSQAGKQGVNYTISSMSSKEEDIGLDREHFRNLKNFWEKGADSVAVGSSVAELGRAEADGRQFKLCRSLSVQSGQGQDAVEKPGAFTKTKSPYKRTVTLSSSEEEPSCATPARKGSVSLTPRSTYAKSKGGLVTRNDSLSESNGKLLMPEEEKVGQHCPKKSRLPVRAPSIKLESPTKDVSGNTLEPGSPAEELVMAEEHKPTARSQASRVQILIEPVLTDDEGDDAKEERSDLGTLDNMEINGELPEEKMCESSDQPAAGEPSGEREAVQGTDSAVYSEEDGDHSPAAQALARANSINLAKSMVNIYTTTETYNKPHLMPHQFLEPERVKELSRSSPVLLSETESDTASEISFQFNRHKKTPSIGSHSSDMASVSSVSGSVLSVYSGDFGSVDAQGTVEFALDYDEKNREFQVHVSQCKDLAVVDEKKGRSDPYVKTYLLPDKARMGKRKTSVKKRTVNPIYNEVLRYKIEKMVLLIQKLNLSVWHNDPLGRNSFLGEIEIDLASWDWSNRKLNWYPLKPRSLSAVNGVDHRGVMSLSIKYVPPGSLGPKNPPSGEVHIWVKDVKDLLQLRPSGVDSFVKCYVLPDTSKKSYQKTRVIKRDTNPVFNHTIVYDGFHTEDLKDACVELTVWDHEKLTNHFLGGIRLGLGTGLSYGISVDWMDSTQEEVAFWQEMMLAANEWIEGLLPLRSLAGRKKLK, from the exons ATGTTGGACTTGAGCTTCCTGACTGAAGAGGAGTATGAAAAGCTGATGAAGGTTCTGCAGAGAGATGCAGAGCTGAAGAAGAAGGATGGGGATCGCATCAG GAGGATACAAGGCTCTATCAAGgatgaaaagaagaagaagTTTGTGACAGGTGAATGGTTTTCGGAAGTGAAGGCAAAACGGTTTCAGCAAGACTTGGAGGGGCCGGATCTACTTCGGGCATCaattagaaggaaaaagggcAAACTAGAAA TTGTCTGTTGCATTACAGATGAGGCCAACAAGCACATCCAGATGGGtctggaaagcaaagctgtCCCGAGTCCTGCCTTTCCTGAGGATGTTGCTGATACAGGAGAGGGAAG ATCCAGTAGACCTACTCTtgaaaccacagaaaagaaaattttgccaAAACCAAAGCCAAGACTTCCTGTCCAGTTGTCTGCATCATACAAG gGATCCAGCATACATGATGTCTCTTCCTCAGAGAGTGACACTGGAATAAGTCCATTTGTGACTGCAACAAACAGCTTTCATTTGTCTAGGAAAG gTCATGGAGTATCTCCATTGCCCACCAAGCTTTCAGAGGATGCTGTgcctcagcccagcactgcagctggaggagaagctcTTGATGGGGCCACCGGCACTACAGAGCGGCCAAAAATTCCACCCGAAGAAACTTACGCTCCCAGCAAGATACCAGTTAAGAAGAAACCAAGCAGAACCTTCCCCAGATCCGAGCAGTTTGTGAATCTTGTGGGGCCAGCAGAGAACAGCCTTACAAAGAAAGAGCCGCTGGCAAGCCCCAGACCACTGCCCACAGAGGGGgaaagcagccaggctgggaagcagggcGTGAACTACACGATCTCATCGATGAGCAGCAAAGAGGAGGATATCGGCCTCGACCGTGAGCACTTCAGGAACTTGAAGAACTtctgggagaagggagcagaCTCGGTGGCAGTGGGGAGCTCGGTGGCGGAGCTGGGCAGGGCGGAGGCAGACGGTCGGCAGTTCAAGCTGTGCCGCTCGCTCTCCGTGCAGTCTGGGCAAGGCCAGGACGCTGTGGAAAAACCTGGCGCCTTCACCAAAACAAAGAGTCCCTACAAAAGGACAGTAACGTTGTCTTCTAGCGAGGAAGAGCCAAGCTGTGCCACCCCTGCAAGGAAGGGCTCGGTTTCCCTCACTCCCAGATCCACGTATGCCAAGAGCAAAGGCGGCCTGGTTACAAGAAATGACTCGCTGAGTGAAAGCAATGGGAAGCTGCTGATGccagaggaagagaaggtggGGCAGCACTGCCCCAAGAAATCCAGATTGCCTGTGCGGGCGCCTTCCATCAAACTCGAGTCACCTACCAAGGATGTTTCTGGCAACACGTTGGAGCCAGGGTCGCCTGCGGAGGAGCTGGTCATGGCAGAAGAGCACAAGCCCACTGCGAGGTCCCAGGCGAGCAGGGTGCAGATACTGATCGAGCCTGTGCTCACAGATGATGAAGGCGATGatgcaaaagaggaaagatCTGATTTGGGCACTCTTGACAACATGGAAATAAATGGAGAGTTacctgaggaaaaaatgtgcGAGTCTTCAGACCAGCCAGCAGCCGGTGAACCAtctggagagagagaggctgttcaGGGAACAGACTCAGCTGTTTACTCAG AGGAAGATGGGGATcattctcctgctgctcaggcacTGGCCCGAGCAAATAGCATTAATCTTGCAAAGAGCATGGTGAACATTTACACAACCACAGAGA CATACAATAAACCTCATTTGATGCCACATCAATTTCTTGAACCTGAAAGAGTCAAAGAGCTGAGCAGATCCTCTCCTGTCCTGTTGTCTGAG ACTGAATCAGACACAGCTTCAGAAATCAGCTTCCAGTTTAACAGGCACAAGAAGACACCCAGCATTGGCAGCCACTCGTCTGACATGGCTTCTGTCTCCTCG GTGAGTGGCAGTGTGCTCAGTGTCTACAGCGGCGATTTTGGGAGTGTGGATGCCCAAGGAACCGTGGAATTTGCTCTAGACTATGACGAGAAGAACCGGGAGTTCCAGGTCCACGTGTCCCAGTGCAAGGACTTGGCTGTAGTGGATGAGAAGAAAGGCAGATCTGACCC gTATGTTAAAACTTACCTGCTCCCAGACAAAGCTAGGATGGGTAAGAGGAAAACATCAGTGAAGAAGAGGACAGTGAATCCCATTTACAATGAGGTGTTACGG tataaaatagagaaaatggTATTGCTGATCCAAAAATTAAATCTCTCTGTTTGGCACAATGATCCATTGGGACGTAACAGTTTTTTGGGAGAGATTGAAATTGACTTGGCCAGCTGGGACTGGAGCAACAGGAAACTCAACTGGTACCCACTGAAGCCCCGG AGCCTTTCTGCTGTTAATGGTGTGGATCATCGAGGAGTGATGAGTTTGTCCATTAAGTATGTGCCCCCTGGAAGCCTAG GGCCCAAGAATCCTCCCTCTGGCGAAGTTCACATTTGGGTCAAAGATGTCAAGGACCTGCTGCAGTTGCGTCCATCTGGAGTTGACTCCTTTGTGAAGTG CTATGTGCTGCCAGACACCAGTAAGAAGAGCTACCAAAAGACCCGAGTCATAAAGAGAGACACAAACCCTGTTTTCAATCACACCATTGTGTATGATGGCTTTCATACTGAGGATCTGAAGGATGCATGTGTTGAACTCACTGTGTGGGATCATGAAAAGCTTACCAACCATTTCCTTGGAGGAATCAGGCTGGGCCTTGGGACGG GTTTGAGCTATGGCATCTCTGTGGACTGGATGGATTCCACACAGGAGGAGGTGGCCTTTTGGCAGGAGATGATGCTGGCTGCCAATGAATGGATCGAGGGATTGCTACCACTGCGCTCActggcagggaggaaaaaactgaaataa
- the LOC104694449 gene encoding synaptotagmin-like protein 2 isoform X2 → MLDLSFLTEEEYEKLMKVLQRDAELKKKDGDRIRRIQGSIKDEKKKKFVTGEWFSEVKAKRFQQDLEGPDLLRASIRRKKGKLENEANKHIQMGLESKAVPSPAFPEDVADTGEGRSSRPTLETTEKKILPKPKPRLPVQLSASYKGSSIHDVSSSESDTGISPFVTATNSFHLSRKGHGVSPLPTKLSEDAVPQPSTAAGGEALDGATGTTERPKIPPEETYAPSKIPVKKKPSRTFPRSEQFVNLVGPAENSLTKKEPLASPRPLPTEGESSQAGKQGVNYTISSMSSKEEDIGLDREHFRNLKNFWEKGADSVAVGSSVAELGRAEADGRQFKLCRSLSVQSGQGQDAVEKPGAFTKTKSPYKRTVTLSSSEEEPSCATPARKGSVSLTPRSTYAKSKGGLVTRNDSLSESNGKLLMPEEEKVGQHCPKKSRLPVRAPSIKLESPTKDVSGNTLEPGSPAEELVMAEEHKPTARSQASRVQILIEPVLTDDEGDDAKEERSDLGTLDNMEINGELPEEKMCESSDQPAAGEPSGEREAVQGTDSAVYSEEDGDHSPAAQALARANSINLAKSMVNIYTTTETYNKPHLMPHQFLEPERVKELSRSSPVLLSETESDTASEISFQFNRHKKTPSIGSHSSDMASVSSVSGSVLSVYSGDFGSVDAQGTVEFALDYDEKNREFQVHVSQCKDLAVVDEKKGRSDPYVKTYLLPDKARMGKRKTSVKKRTVNPIYNEVLRYKIEKMVLLIQKLNLSVWHNDPLGRNSFLGEIEIDLASWDWSNRKLNWYPLKPRSLSAVNGVDHRGVMSLSIKYVPPGSLGPKNPPSGEVHIWVKDVKDLLQLRPSGVDSFVKCYVLPDTSKKSYQKTRVIKRDTNPVFNHTIVYDGFHTEDLKDACVELTVWDHEKLTNHFLGGIRLGLGTGLSYGISVDWMDSTQEEVAFWQEMMLAANEWIEGLLPLRSLAGRKKLK, encoded by the exons ATGTTGGACTTGAGCTTCCTGACTGAAGAGGAGTATGAAAAGCTGATGAAGGTTCTGCAGAGAGATGCAGAGCTGAAGAAGAAGGATGGGGATCGCATCAG GAGGATACAAGGCTCTATCAAGgatgaaaagaagaagaagTTTGTGACAGGTGAATGGTTTTCGGAAGTGAAGGCAAAACGGTTTCAGCAAGACTTGGAGGGGCCGGATCTACTTCGGGCATCaattagaaggaaaaagggcAAACTAGAAA ATGAGGCCAACAAGCACATCCAGATGGGtctggaaagcaaagctgtCCCGAGTCCTGCCTTTCCTGAGGATGTTGCTGATACAGGAGAGGGAAG ATCCAGTAGACCTACTCTtgaaaccacagaaaagaaaattttgccaAAACCAAAGCCAAGACTTCCTGTCCAGTTGTCTGCATCATACAAG gGATCCAGCATACATGATGTCTCTTCCTCAGAGAGTGACACTGGAATAAGTCCATTTGTGACTGCAACAAACAGCTTTCATTTGTCTAGGAAAG gTCATGGAGTATCTCCATTGCCCACCAAGCTTTCAGAGGATGCTGTgcctcagcccagcactgcagctggaggagaagctcTTGATGGGGCCACCGGCACTACAGAGCGGCCAAAAATTCCACCCGAAGAAACTTACGCTCCCAGCAAGATACCAGTTAAGAAGAAACCAAGCAGAACCTTCCCCAGATCCGAGCAGTTTGTGAATCTTGTGGGGCCAGCAGAGAACAGCCTTACAAAGAAAGAGCCGCTGGCAAGCCCCAGACCACTGCCCACAGAGGGGgaaagcagccaggctgggaagcagggcGTGAACTACACGATCTCATCGATGAGCAGCAAAGAGGAGGATATCGGCCTCGACCGTGAGCACTTCAGGAACTTGAAGAACTtctgggagaagggagcagaCTCGGTGGCAGTGGGGAGCTCGGTGGCGGAGCTGGGCAGGGCGGAGGCAGACGGTCGGCAGTTCAAGCTGTGCCGCTCGCTCTCCGTGCAGTCTGGGCAAGGCCAGGACGCTGTGGAAAAACCTGGCGCCTTCACCAAAACAAAGAGTCCCTACAAAAGGACAGTAACGTTGTCTTCTAGCGAGGAAGAGCCAAGCTGTGCCACCCCTGCAAGGAAGGGCTCGGTTTCCCTCACTCCCAGATCCACGTATGCCAAGAGCAAAGGCGGCCTGGTTACAAGAAATGACTCGCTGAGTGAAAGCAATGGGAAGCTGCTGATGccagaggaagagaaggtggGGCAGCACTGCCCCAAGAAATCCAGATTGCCTGTGCGGGCGCCTTCCATCAAACTCGAGTCACCTACCAAGGATGTTTCTGGCAACACGTTGGAGCCAGGGTCGCCTGCGGAGGAGCTGGTCATGGCAGAAGAGCACAAGCCCACTGCGAGGTCCCAGGCGAGCAGGGTGCAGATACTGATCGAGCCTGTGCTCACAGATGATGAAGGCGATGatgcaaaagaggaaagatCTGATTTGGGCACTCTTGACAACATGGAAATAAATGGAGAGTTacctgaggaaaaaatgtgcGAGTCTTCAGACCAGCCAGCAGCCGGTGAACCAtctggagagagagaggctgttcaGGGAACAGACTCAGCTGTTTACTCAG AGGAAGATGGGGATcattctcctgctgctcaggcacTGGCCCGAGCAAATAGCATTAATCTTGCAAAGAGCATGGTGAACATTTACACAACCACAGAGA CATACAATAAACCTCATTTGATGCCACATCAATTTCTTGAACCTGAAAGAGTCAAAGAGCTGAGCAGATCCTCTCCTGTCCTGTTGTCTGAG ACTGAATCAGACACAGCTTCAGAAATCAGCTTCCAGTTTAACAGGCACAAGAAGACACCCAGCATTGGCAGCCACTCGTCTGACATGGCTTCTGTCTCCTCG GTGAGTGGCAGTGTGCTCAGTGTCTACAGCGGCGATTTTGGGAGTGTGGATGCCCAAGGAACCGTGGAATTTGCTCTAGACTATGACGAGAAGAACCGGGAGTTCCAGGTCCACGTGTCCCAGTGCAAGGACTTGGCTGTAGTGGATGAGAAGAAAGGCAGATCTGACCC gTATGTTAAAACTTACCTGCTCCCAGACAAAGCTAGGATGGGTAAGAGGAAAACATCAGTGAAGAAGAGGACAGTGAATCCCATTTACAATGAGGTGTTACGG tataaaatagagaaaatggTATTGCTGATCCAAAAATTAAATCTCTCTGTTTGGCACAATGATCCATTGGGACGTAACAGTTTTTTGGGAGAGATTGAAATTGACTTGGCCAGCTGGGACTGGAGCAACAGGAAACTCAACTGGTACCCACTGAAGCCCCGG AGCCTTTCTGCTGTTAATGGTGTGGATCATCGAGGAGTGATGAGTTTGTCCATTAAGTATGTGCCCCCTGGAAGCCTAG GGCCCAAGAATCCTCCCTCTGGCGAAGTTCACATTTGGGTCAAAGATGTCAAGGACCTGCTGCAGTTGCGTCCATCTGGAGTTGACTCCTTTGTGAAGTG CTATGTGCTGCCAGACACCAGTAAGAAGAGCTACCAAAAGACCCGAGTCATAAAGAGAGACACAAACCCTGTTTTCAATCACACCATTGTGTATGATGGCTTTCATACTGAGGATCTGAAGGATGCATGTGTTGAACTCACTGTGTGGGATCATGAAAAGCTTACCAACCATTTCCTTGGAGGAATCAGGCTGGGCCTTGGGACGG GTTTGAGCTATGGCATCTCTGTGGACTGGATGGATTCCACACAGGAGGAGGTGGCCTTTTGGCAGGAGATGATGCTGGCTGCCAATGAATGGATCGAGGGATTGCTACCACTGCGCTCActggcagggaggaaaaaactgaaataa
- the LOC104694449 gene encoding synaptotagmin-like protein 2 isoform X4, whose translation MPHQFLEPERVKELSRSSPVLLSETESDTASEISFQFNRHKKTPSIGSHSSDMASVSSVSGSVLSVYSGDFGSVDAQGTVEFALDYDEKNREFQVHVSQCKDLAVVDEKKGRSDPYVKTYLLPDKARMGKRKTSVKKRTVNPIYNEVLRYKIEKMVLLIQKLNLSVWHNDPLGRNSFLGEIEIDLASWDWSNRKLNWYPLKPRSLSAVNGVDHRGVMSLSIKYVPPGSLGPKNPPSGEVHIWVKDVKDLLQLRPSGVDSFVKCYVLPDTSKKSYQKTRVIKRDTNPVFNHTIVYDGFHTEDLKDACVELTVWDHEKLTNHFLGGIRLGLGTGLSYGISVDWMDSTQEEVAFWQEMMLAANEWIEGLLPLRSLAGRKKLK comes from the exons ATGCCACATCAATTTCTTGAACCTGAAAGAGTCAAAGAGCTGAGCAGATCCTCTCCTGTCCTGTTGTCTGAG ACTGAATCAGACACAGCTTCAGAAATCAGCTTCCAGTTTAACAGGCACAAGAAGACACCCAGCATTGGCAGCCACTCGTCTGACATGGCTTCTGTCTCCTCG GTGAGTGGCAGTGTGCTCAGTGTCTACAGCGGCGATTTTGGGAGTGTGGATGCCCAAGGAACCGTGGAATTTGCTCTAGACTATGACGAGAAGAACCGGGAGTTCCAGGTCCACGTGTCCCAGTGCAAGGACTTGGCTGTAGTGGATGAGAAGAAAGGCAGATCTGACCC gTATGTTAAAACTTACCTGCTCCCAGACAAAGCTAGGATGGGTAAGAGGAAAACATCAGTGAAGAAGAGGACAGTGAATCCCATTTACAATGAGGTGTTACGG tataaaatagagaaaatggTATTGCTGATCCAAAAATTAAATCTCTCTGTTTGGCACAATGATCCATTGGGACGTAACAGTTTTTTGGGAGAGATTGAAATTGACTTGGCCAGCTGGGACTGGAGCAACAGGAAACTCAACTGGTACCCACTGAAGCCCCGG AGCCTTTCTGCTGTTAATGGTGTGGATCATCGAGGAGTGATGAGTTTGTCCATTAAGTATGTGCCCCCTGGAAGCCTAG GGCCCAAGAATCCTCCCTCTGGCGAAGTTCACATTTGGGTCAAAGATGTCAAGGACCTGCTGCAGTTGCGTCCATCTGGAGTTGACTCCTTTGTGAAGTG CTATGTGCTGCCAGACACCAGTAAGAAGAGCTACCAAAAGACCCGAGTCATAAAGAGAGACACAAACCCTGTTTTCAATCACACCATTGTGTATGATGGCTTTCATACTGAGGATCTGAAGGATGCATGTGTTGAACTCACTGTGTGGGATCATGAAAAGCTTACCAACCATTTCCTTGGAGGAATCAGGCTGGGCCTTGGGACGG GTTTGAGCTATGGCATCTCTGTGGACTGGATGGATTCCACACAGGAGGAGGTGGCCTTTTGGCAGGAGATGATGCTGGCTGCCAATGAATGGATCGAGGGATTGCTACCACTGCGCTCActggcagggaggaaaaaactgaaataa
- the LOC104694449 gene encoding synaptotagmin-like protein 2 isoform X3, whose translation MLDLSFLTEEEYEKLMKVLQRDAELKKKDGDRIRRIQGSIKDEKKKKFVTGEWFSEVKAKRFQQDLEGPDLLRASIRRKKGKLEIVCCITDEANKHIQMGLESKAVPSPAFPEDVADTGEGRSSRPTLETTEKKILPKPKPRLPVQLSASYKGSSIHDVSSSESDTGISPFVTATNSFHLSRKGHGVSPLPTKLSEDAVPQPSTAAGGEALDGATGTTERPKIPPEETYAPSKIPVKKKPSRTFPRSEQFVNLVGPAENSLTKKEPLASPRPLPTEGESSQAGKQGVNYTISSMSSKEEDIGLDREHFRNLKNFWEKGADSVAVGSSVAELGRAEADGRQFKLCRSLSVQSGQGQDAVEKPGAFTKTKSPYKRTVTLSSSEEEPSCATPARKGSVSLTPRSTYAKSKGGLVTRNDSLSESNGKLLMPEEEKVGQHCPKKSRLPVRAPSIKLESPTKDVSGNTLEPGSPAEELVMAEEHKPTARSQASRVQILIEPVLTDDEGDDAKEERSDLGTLDNMEINGELPEEKMCESSDQPAAGEPSGEREAVQGTDSAVYSEEDGDHSPAAQALARANSINLAKSMVNIYTTTETYNKPHLMPHQFLEPERVKELSRSSPVLLSETESDTASEISFQFNRHKKTPSIGSHSSDMASVSSVSGSVLSVYSGDFGSVDAQGTVEFALDYDEKNREFQVHVSQCKDLAVVDEKKGRSDPYVKTYLLPDKARMGKRKTSVKKRTVNPIYNEVLRYKIEKMVLLIQKLNLSVWHNDPLGRNSFLGEIEIDLASWDWSNRKLNWYPLKPRSLSAVNGVDHRGVMSLSIKYVPPGSLAMCCQTPVRRATKRPES comes from the exons ATGTTGGACTTGAGCTTCCTGACTGAAGAGGAGTATGAAAAGCTGATGAAGGTTCTGCAGAGAGATGCAGAGCTGAAGAAGAAGGATGGGGATCGCATCAG GAGGATACAAGGCTCTATCAAGgatgaaaagaagaagaagTTTGTGACAGGTGAATGGTTTTCGGAAGTGAAGGCAAAACGGTTTCAGCAAGACTTGGAGGGGCCGGATCTACTTCGGGCATCaattagaaggaaaaagggcAAACTAGAAA TTGTCTGTTGCATTACAGATGAGGCCAACAAGCACATCCAGATGGGtctggaaagcaaagctgtCCCGAGTCCTGCCTTTCCTGAGGATGTTGCTGATACAGGAGAGGGAAG ATCCAGTAGACCTACTCTtgaaaccacagaaaagaaaattttgccaAAACCAAAGCCAAGACTTCCTGTCCAGTTGTCTGCATCATACAAG gGATCCAGCATACATGATGTCTCTTCCTCAGAGAGTGACACTGGAATAAGTCCATTTGTGACTGCAACAAACAGCTTTCATTTGTCTAGGAAAG gTCATGGAGTATCTCCATTGCCCACCAAGCTTTCAGAGGATGCTGTgcctcagcccagcactgcagctggaggagaagctcTTGATGGGGCCACCGGCACTACAGAGCGGCCAAAAATTCCACCCGAAGAAACTTACGCTCCCAGCAAGATACCAGTTAAGAAGAAACCAAGCAGAACCTTCCCCAGATCCGAGCAGTTTGTGAATCTTGTGGGGCCAGCAGAGAACAGCCTTACAAAGAAAGAGCCGCTGGCAAGCCCCAGACCACTGCCCACAGAGGGGgaaagcagccaggctgggaagcagggcGTGAACTACACGATCTCATCGATGAGCAGCAAAGAGGAGGATATCGGCCTCGACCGTGAGCACTTCAGGAACTTGAAGAACTtctgggagaagggagcagaCTCGGTGGCAGTGGGGAGCTCGGTGGCGGAGCTGGGCAGGGCGGAGGCAGACGGTCGGCAGTTCAAGCTGTGCCGCTCGCTCTCCGTGCAGTCTGGGCAAGGCCAGGACGCTGTGGAAAAACCTGGCGCCTTCACCAAAACAAAGAGTCCCTACAAAAGGACAGTAACGTTGTCTTCTAGCGAGGAAGAGCCAAGCTGTGCCACCCCTGCAAGGAAGGGCTCGGTTTCCCTCACTCCCAGATCCACGTATGCCAAGAGCAAAGGCGGCCTGGTTACAAGAAATGACTCGCTGAGTGAAAGCAATGGGAAGCTGCTGATGccagaggaagagaaggtggGGCAGCACTGCCCCAAGAAATCCAGATTGCCTGTGCGGGCGCCTTCCATCAAACTCGAGTCACCTACCAAGGATGTTTCTGGCAACACGTTGGAGCCAGGGTCGCCTGCGGAGGAGCTGGTCATGGCAGAAGAGCACAAGCCCACTGCGAGGTCCCAGGCGAGCAGGGTGCAGATACTGATCGAGCCTGTGCTCACAGATGATGAAGGCGATGatgcaaaagaggaaagatCTGATTTGGGCACTCTTGACAACATGGAAATAAATGGAGAGTTacctgaggaaaaaatgtgcGAGTCTTCAGACCAGCCAGCAGCCGGTGAACCAtctggagagagagaggctgttcaGGGAACAGACTCAGCTGTTTACTCAG AGGAAGATGGGGATcattctcctgctgctcaggcacTGGCCCGAGCAAATAGCATTAATCTTGCAAAGAGCATGGTGAACATTTACACAACCACAGAGA CATACAATAAACCTCATTTGATGCCACATCAATTTCTTGAACCTGAAAGAGTCAAAGAGCTGAGCAGATCCTCTCCTGTCCTGTTGTCTGAG ACTGAATCAGACACAGCTTCAGAAATCAGCTTCCAGTTTAACAGGCACAAGAAGACACCCAGCATTGGCAGCCACTCGTCTGACATGGCTTCTGTCTCCTCG GTGAGTGGCAGTGTGCTCAGTGTCTACAGCGGCGATTTTGGGAGTGTGGATGCCCAAGGAACCGTGGAATTTGCTCTAGACTATGACGAGAAGAACCGGGAGTTCCAGGTCCACGTGTCCCAGTGCAAGGACTTGGCTGTAGTGGATGAGAAGAAAGGCAGATCTGACCC gTATGTTAAAACTTACCTGCTCCCAGACAAAGCTAGGATGGGTAAGAGGAAAACATCAGTGAAGAAGAGGACAGTGAATCCCATTTACAATGAGGTGTTACGG tataaaatagagaaaatggTATTGCTGATCCAAAAATTAAATCTCTCTGTTTGGCACAATGATCCATTGGGACGTAACAGTTTTTTGGGAGAGATTGAAATTGACTTGGCCAGCTGGGACTGGAGCAACAGGAAACTCAACTGGTACCCACTGAAGCCCCGG AGCCTTTCTGCTGTTAATGGTGTGGATCATCGAGGAGTGATGAGTTTGTCCATTAAGTATGTGCCCCCTGGAAGCCTAG CTATGTGCTGCCAGACACCAGTAAGAAGAGCTACCAAAAGACCCGAGTCATAA